A window from Micromonospora profundi encodes these proteins:
- a CDS encoding MFS transporter has protein sequence MPRLNLVRVLGSTMPEPGPRRVYALSLLINTFGTGLLMVSLPLYLIRVVELSAMEVGLGLTIAATITLVAGMPLGDLADRRGPLGMTKAMLLVQCAATIGLLFITNFATFVVVVTVEMVAGRAIVNAEGALLRRVADDSAAGFRSLTHAITNVGFSLGFAGSGIAIQIGTPAAFQAVIVVNALTFIGAWIVLHRAMPRYDPLPVPHESLRWGVLRDKAFVAFSVVGAAFSLQFSVLLLLLPVWVAEKTNAPGWAISASLVINTVLVVAFQVRLGGKVQTLRQGGLAWRRAGLAFLGSCVLLGFTAGLPGWAALLMIIAAVSVHTVGEIWHLAGGFALGMGLPPAHAQGQYDGFSSILGGIGAAVAPVLLLGPILEGGRTGLTVLGAFFALTSLLMPAVARWGERTRPTVPDTAGAKVVDAPA, from the coding sequence GTGCCGCGGTTGAACCTGGTCCGAGTGCTCGGCTCCACGATGCCGGAGCCCGGCCCCCGACGCGTATACGCGTTGTCCCTGCTCATCAACACCTTCGGCACTGGCCTGCTGATGGTCAGCCTGCCCTTGTACCTGATCCGTGTCGTCGAGCTGTCGGCCATGGAGGTCGGCCTTGGCCTGACCATCGCCGCGACGATCACCCTGGTGGCCGGCATGCCGCTCGGTGACCTGGCGGACCGGCGCGGCCCGCTCGGGATGACCAAGGCGATGCTGCTGGTGCAGTGCGCGGCGACGATCGGCCTGCTCTTCATCACCAACTTCGCCACCTTCGTCGTCGTGGTCACCGTCGAGATGGTGGCGGGACGGGCGATCGTCAACGCCGAAGGGGCGCTGCTGCGGCGCGTGGCCGACGACAGCGCGGCCGGTTTCCGCTCGTTGACCCACGCGATCACCAATGTGGGCTTCTCGCTCGGCTTCGCCGGCTCCGGCATCGCGATCCAGATCGGCACGCCGGCCGCCTTCCAGGCGGTGATCGTCGTGAACGCGCTGACCTTCATCGGCGCCTGGATCGTCCTGCACCGCGCGATGCCGCGCTACGATCCGCTGCCCGTTCCGCACGAGTCGCTGCGCTGGGGCGTGCTGCGCGACAAGGCGTTCGTGGCCTTCTCGGTGGTCGGCGCCGCCTTCAGCCTGCAGTTCAGCGTGCTCCTGTTGCTGCTGCCGGTCTGGGTGGCCGAGAAGACGAACGCGCCGGGCTGGGCCATCTCGGCCTCCTTGGTGATCAACACCGTCCTGGTCGTCGCATTCCAGGTTCGGCTGGGCGGCAAGGTGCAGACGCTGCGGCAGGGCGGGCTAGCGTGGCGGCGGGCCGGGTTGGCCTTCCTGGGCAGCTGCGTCCTGTTGGGCTTCACCGCGGGTCTGCCGGGCTGGGCCGCGCTGCTGATGATCATTGCCGCCGTCAGCGTGCACACGGTCGGCGAGATCTGGCACCTGGCCGGCGGGTTCGCCCTGGGCATGGGCCTGCCCCCGGCCCACGCCCAGGGTCAGTACGACGGCTTCAGCAGCATCCTGGGCGGCATCGGAGCGGCGGTGGCCCCGGTCCTGCTGCTCGGTCCGATCCTCGAGGGCGGCCGGACCGGCCTGACCGTCCTGGGCGCGTTCTTTGCCCTGACCAGCCTGTTGATGCCGGCCGTGGCCCGGTGGGGCGAGCGGACTCGGCCGACCGTTCCGGACACCGCCGGCGCGAAGGTCGTCGATGCGCCGGCCTGA
- a CDS encoding DUF1702 family protein: MPTVLGSVRRLVLSPKLIDVTFARRGFPARSTPAARRLEAVPQAVICGFEWGIDARDQWEVERRLDLVGAEMRGFAYEGATMAFTVLDAMGGGHRTRDLLLGPGRRHIFLAYIGIGFAMARLPRPLWRKVVPDLSGDPYHPTMSWLAVDGYGFDRAYFQTKRWVDEQKIPAAYGWDGAPDYFLRAIDQGIGRALWFIGGGHAPDVAAAVGRFAGHRRPDLWSGVGLAATFAGGSDVDALGTLRRAAGDDQGQLALGAVFAVKARSYAGLVPDYTAAACQALTGLSVDKAVALADDTAVTSAAAEPAYELWRQRIRAHFDDA; this comes from the coding sequence ATGCCAACTGTCCTCGGCTCGGTGCGCAGGCTCGTGCTCTCGCCCAAGCTCATCGACGTGACCTTCGCCAGACGAGGCTTTCCGGCCCGGTCGACCCCGGCCGCACGGCGTCTGGAGGCCGTGCCCCAGGCCGTCATCTGCGGGTTCGAGTGGGGAATCGACGCCCGCGACCAGTGGGAGGTCGAGCGCCGGCTCGACCTGGTGGGCGCGGAGATGCGCGGCTTCGCGTACGAGGGGGCGACGATGGCGTTCACCGTCCTCGACGCGATGGGCGGCGGTCACCGGACCCGCGATCTGCTGCTCGGGCCGGGTCGGCGGCACATCTTCCTCGCCTACATCGGCATCGGCTTCGCCATGGCCCGGCTGCCCCGTCCGCTGTGGAGAAAGGTGGTCCCCGACCTGAGCGGCGACCCCTATCACCCGACGATGAGCTGGCTGGCAGTCGACGGCTACGGCTTCGACCGCGCGTATTTCCAGACCAAGCGCTGGGTCGACGAGCAGAAAATCCCTGCGGCGTACGGATGGGACGGCGCACCCGACTACTTCCTCCGCGCGATCGATCAGGGCATCGGCCGGGCCCTGTGGTTCATCGGCGGCGGCCACGCGCCCGACGTCGCCGCCGCGGTCGGACGGTTCGCCGGGCATCGCCGGCCCGACCTGTGGAGCGGCGTGGGGCTGGCCGCGACCTTCGCCGGCGGAAGCGACGTGGACGCCCTGGGTACGCTGCGGCGGGCCGCCGGCGACGATCAGGGGCAGCTGGCCCTGGGCGCGGTCTTCGCGGTGAAGGCGCGGTCCTACGCCGGCCTGGTGCCGGACTACACCGCCGCCGCCTGTCAGGCCCTCACCGGCCTGTCCGTCGACAAGGCGGTGGCCCTCGCCGACGACACCGCGGTAACCTCCGCGGCGGCCGAGCCCGCGTACGAGTTGTGGCGGCAACGGATTCGCGCGCATTTCGACGACGCCTGA
- a CDS encoding DUF1702 family protein, protein MKALRAIRRKVMTPSRSATGLDVRGFYVKSTEARTLLESIGGTFLDGYAIAAEARTPAEAEAPLAAVPTRFRGFAHEGAAMAFAVRDALRPGGRNVERFLDGAGADHVYMAYVGVGWAMARVPRMRWPSLHAPDPLLRWLVLDGYGFHQAYFRTGRYVFDQYENGSPPWQETTSRDYAPRAVDQGIGRALWFIGGTDPAVVAGLVERFPSRRRADLWSGVGLAATYAGGATEAELTALWEHGRDYRAQLAQGAAFAAGARARANLICPHNETATQIFCGQPVALAQKVTDEAMTGLPADGPMPAYEVWRRRVSEAFVRSGHLELTATE, encoded by the coding sequence ATGAAAGCTCTTCGAGCAATTCGCCGTAAGGTGATGACACCCAGCCGATCCGCCACCGGGCTGGATGTCCGCGGCTTCTACGTCAAGAGCACTGAGGCCCGCACGCTTCTGGAGTCCATCGGTGGCACGTTCCTCGACGGCTACGCGATCGCGGCCGAGGCGCGCACGCCGGCCGAGGCCGAGGCGCCGCTGGCGGCCGTGCCGACCCGGTTCCGCGGCTTCGCGCACGAGGGCGCGGCCATGGCCTTCGCCGTCCGCGACGCGCTGCGCCCAGGCGGGCGCAACGTCGAGCGGTTCCTGGACGGCGCCGGCGCCGACCACGTCTACATGGCCTACGTCGGCGTCGGATGGGCGATGGCGCGGGTGCCCCGCATGCGGTGGCCGTCCCTGCACGCCCCCGATCCGCTGCTGCGATGGCTGGTGCTCGACGGCTACGGGTTTCACCAGGCCTACTTCCGCACCGGGCGCTACGTCTTCGACCAGTACGAGAACGGCTCGCCGCCGTGGCAGGAAACGACGTCGCGGGACTACGCGCCCCGCGCCGTCGACCAGGGCATCGGCCGGGCGCTGTGGTTCATCGGCGGCACCGACCCCGCCGTCGTGGCCGGCCTGGTCGAGCGGTTCCCGAGCCGCCGCCGGGCCGACCTCTGGAGCGGGGTCGGGCTGGCCGCCACGTACGCCGGCGGCGCCACCGAGGCGGAGCTGACCGCGCTCTGGGAGCACGGCCGCGACTACCGGGCGCAGCTGGCCCAGGGCGCGGCCTTCGCCGCCGGCGCGCGAGCCCGGGCGAACCTGATCTGCCCGCACAACGAGACGGCCACCCAGATCTTCTGCGGCCAGCCGGTGGCGCTGGCCCAGAAGGTGACCGACGAGGCAATGACGGGTCTTCCGGCCGACGGCCCGATGCCGGCGTACGAAGTCTGGCGCCGGCGGGTCTCGGAGGCCTTTGTGCGATCCGGCCACCTCGAACTGACCGCGACGGAGTAG
- a CDS encoding acyl-CoA thioesterase yields the protein MRKQYFEYRHVVGFDETNLLGTVYDVNYIRWQGQCREMFLLKHAPDVLDELSGDLVLRCVESEAELLADVSAFDEVAIRMRLEELTLTQIRVAFDVVRMREGREDVVARSRQRVMCLRVAGGDTTPAQVPPQLGSALEAYAVASVGYPVGSGTGGRA from the coding sequence GTGAGAAAGCAGTATTTCGAGTACCGGCACGTCGTCGGCTTCGACGAGACCAACCTCTTGGGAACCGTCTACGACGTGAACTACATACGCTGGCAGGGCCAGTGCCGGGAGATGTTCCTGCTAAAGCACGCACCGGACGTGCTCGACGAGCTGAGCGGCGACCTGGTGCTGCGCTGCGTCGAGTCCGAGGCCGAACTCCTGGCCGACGTCTCCGCGTTCGACGAGGTCGCGATCCGGATGCGTCTGGAGGAGCTGACCCTGACCCAGATCCGCGTCGCCTTCGACGTGGTGCGCATGCGCGAGGGCCGGGAGGACGTGGTCGCCCGCAGCCGTCAGCGGGTGATGTGCCTGCGGGTTGCCGGGGGTGACACCACCCCGGCTCAGGTGCCGCCGCAGCTCGGTTCGGCCCTGGAGGCGTACGCGGTCGCTTCGGTCGGCTACCCCGTGGGCAGCGGCACCGGGGGCCGGGCATGA
- a CDS encoding FAD-binding oxidoreductase, with protein MSEHTRRQVLRTAAVAAGLAAAQTVVAPAAAAGGFPAGGAAGGCPPPIGPVTVRPADVRYEELVQGRNKRYAASPDYVRVVGSTQQVVQAVHDAVRAGQRVVVRSGGHCLSDFVDNPAVQVIIDLAGMTQVYFDPARNAFAVEAGATLAELHRRLFFGWGVTVPAGWCPMVGVGGHIAGGGYGVLSREYGLVADHLDAVEVVVTDRRGRVRSVVATRDPADPHHDLWWAHTGGGGGNFGIVTRYWLRTPGVTGTDPGTLLPPAPAKILDYSCTWPWEGMDEQKFARLVRNHSQWCEENAAPGLASSRLYGALDLNRRQTGAHMLIGQVFGPDAEQLLDDFIAALSDGVGAPQDVRKEWKPWMTAVLGGADDSQSVRFRMKSGYLRSRFTETQVSTIYRLLTQPGDEGLLVGTVGLSTYGGKINTVPPTATATSHRDAVIGLIYLAAWTDPALDAAHDAWIRDFYHQVYADTGGVPHPLDGAYINYPDNDLADPAVNRSGIPWSTLYYQDNYPRLQRVKAHYDPLDVFHHALAVRPA; from the coding sequence ATGTCCGAACACACTCGACGTCAGGTTCTGCGTACCGCCGCGGTGGCGGCCGGTCTGGCCGCCGCGCAGACCGTCGTGGCGCCGGCAGCCGCGGCCGGCGGCTTCCCGGCCGGCGGTGCCGCTGGCGGCTGCCCGCCCCCCATCGGGCCGGTGACCGTGCGCCCGGCCGACGTCCGCTACGAGGAACTGGTCCAGGGGCGCAACAAACGGTATGCGGCCAGTCCGGACTACGTGCGCGTGGTCGGCTCGACACAGCAGGTCGTCCAGGCGGTACACGACGCGGTCCGGGCCGGACAGCGGGTGGTGGTCCGTAGCGGTGGGCACTGCCTGTCCGACTTCGTCGACAACCCGGCTGTTCAAGTCATCATCGACCTGGCCGGGATGACGCAGGTCTACTTCGACCCGGCCCGCAATGCCTTCGCCGTCGAGGCCGGCGCGACCTTGGCCGAGCTGCACCGCCGGCTGTTCTTCGGCTGGGGCGTCACCGTTCCGGCCGGCTGGTGCCCGATGGTAGGCGTCGGCGGGCACATCGCCGGCGGCGGATACGGCGTGCTGTCCCGCGAATACGGCCTCGTCGCCGATCACCTCGACGCCGTGGAAGTGGTGGTGACCGACCGACGCGGCCGGGTCAGGTCCGTGGTAGCCACTCGGGATCCGGCCGATCCCCACCACGACCTGTGGTGGGCACACACCGGCGGCGGCGGCGGGAACTTCGGGATCGTCACCCGGTACTGGCTGCGCACACCCGGCGTCACCGGCACCGATCCCGGCACCCTGCTGCCGCCGGCGCCGGCCAAGATCCTCGACTACTCCTGCACGTGGCCGTGGGAGGGGATGGACGAGCAGAAGTTCGCCCGGTTGGTGCGCAACCACAGCCAGTGGTGCGAGGAGAATGCCGCACCGGGACTGGCCAGCAGCCGGCTCTACGGTGCGCTGGACCTCAACCGTCGGCAGACCGGTGCGCACATGCTGATCGGCCAGGTCTTCGGTCCGGACGCCGAGCAGCTGCTGGACGACTTCATCGCCGCGCTCAGCGACGGCGTCGGCGCGCCGCAGGACGTCCGCAAGGAGTGGAAGCCGTGGATGACCGCTGTGCTGGGCGGCGCGGACGACTCCCAGAGCGTCCGGTTCCGGATGAAGTCCGGCTACCTGCGGTCCCGGTTCACCGAGACCCAGGTATCGACGATCTACCGACTGCTCACCCAGCCGGGTGACGAGGGCCTGCTGGTCGGCACCGTCGGCCTGAGCACCTATGGCGGAAAGATCAACACCGTGCCGCCGACGGCTACGGCCACGTCCCACCGCGACGCCGTCATCGGACTGATTTACCTGGCGGCGTGGACCGATCCGGCGTTGGACGCGGCGCACGACGCCTGGATCCGCGACTTCTACCACCAGGTGTACGCCGACACCGGCGGTGTGCCTCACCCGCTGGACGGCGCCTACATCAACTACCCGGACAACGACCTCGCCGACCCGGCCGTCAACCGATCAGGCATCCCCTGGTCCACCCTGTACTACCAGGACAACTACCCCCGCCTGCAGCGGGTCAAGGCCCACTACGACCCCTTGGACGTGTTCCACCACGCTCTCGCCGTGCGGCCCGCCTGA
- the dpgA gene encoding 3,5-dihydroxyphenylacetyl-CoA synthase DpgA, translating into MSADVARAPAPSIAGVGTAVSPESYSQQDVLDTFGIADPRIRSVFLNSAIQRRHLSLPPMADDGTPSSETQADLLDKHKRLALDMGVRALRACLDDVGATLADIRYLCCVTSTGFLTPGLTALLIRELGIDRHCARADVVGMGCNAGLNGLNTASSWAAVNPGELAVLVCAEACSAAYTLDATMRTAVVNSLFGDGAAALAVVGGGSPSAADASDHPRVLKFASCLIPEAIDAMRYDWDGAQNRFSFFLDPQVPYVVGAHAELATDRLLAGTGLCRNDIRHWLVHSGGKKVIDAVMVNLGLSRYDVRHTTGVLRDFGNLSSGSFLFSYERLLREKVTASGDYGVFMTMGPGSTIETALIQW; encoded by the coding sequence ATGAGCGCCGACGTCGCCCGGGCGCCGGCCCCGTCGATCGCCGGAGTGGGCACGGCGGTGTCGCCCGAGTCCTACTCACAGCAGGACGTGCTGGACACCTTCGGCATCGCCGATCCCCGCATCCGTTCGGTCTTTCTCAACAGTGCCATCCAGCGTCGTCACCTCTCGCTTCCGCCGATGGCCGACGACGGCACACCGTCGTCGGAGACGCAGGCGGATCTGCTCGACAAGCACAAGAGGTTGGCTCTCGACATGGGTGTGCGCGCGCTGCGGGCCTGCCTGGACGACGTGGGCGCGACGCTCGCCGACATCCGCTATCTGTGCTGCGTCACGTCGACCGGGTTCCTGACGCCGGGCCTCACCGCCCTGCTCATCCGGGAGCTGGGAATCGACCGGCACTGTGCCCGCGCGGACGTCGTCGGAATGGGCTGCAACGCCGGCCTCAACGGGTTGAACACGGCGTCCAGCTGGGCCGCGGTCAACCCGGGTGAGCTGGCGGTGCTGGTGTGCGCGGAGGCCTGCTCGGCCGCGTACACCCTGGACGCGACGATGCGCACCGCCGTGGTGAACAGCCTGTTCGGCGACGGCGCGGCGGCGCTCGCGGTGGTCGGCGGCGGCAGTCCCAGCGCCGCCGACGCGAGCGACCACCCCCGCGTCCTCAAGTTCGCCAGCTGCCTCATTCCCGAGGCGATCGACGCCATGCGCTACGACTGGGACGGAGCACAGAACCGCTTCAGCTTCTTCCTCGATCCGCAGGTGCCCTATGTCGTTGGCGCGCACGCGGAACTCGCGACGGATCGCCTGTTGGCCGGGACGGGGCTGTGCCGCAACGACATCAGGCACTGGCTGGTGCATTCTGGCGGCAAGAAGGTGATCGACGCCGTGATGGTGAATCTGGGCCTCAGCCGATACGACGTCCGCCACACCACCGGGGTCCTGCGCGACTTCGGCAATCTGTCGAGCGGCTCGTTCCTCTTCTCGTACGAACGTCTTCTGCGAGAGAAAGTCACTGCCTCGGGCGATTACGGAGTGTTCATGACCATGGGTCCCGGTTCCACGATCGAGACGGCGCTGATCCAGTGGTGA
- a CDS encoding response regulator transcription factor, with amino-acid sequence MSGLLLKDSPPEELANAIRAIAGGRRMIDPELALSAWDRRQNPLSTPQSRRCGQDGVRLGLATLTAARQKHRILCR; translated from the coding sequence GTGTCGGGTCTTCTGCTCAAAGACTCGCCGCCGGAGGAACTGGCCAACGCCATCCGCGCGATCGCCGGGGGCCGCCGGATGATCGACCCGGAGCTGGCCCTGTCCGCCTGGGACCGCCGTCAGAATCCCCTGTCCACCCCGCAATCGCGTCGATGCGGTCAAGACGGCGTACGACTCGGGCTGGCCACCCTGACCGCTGCCCGACAGAAACACCGCATCCTGTGCCGATGA
- a CDS encoding MaoC family dehydratase translates to MALDHSLIGVPGRPQERSWASTDALLYALGVGAGFGDPLRELEFTTENSEGIEQKVLPTYGVLLARARTARSLGDFDRARLVQAGQSIELHRPLPVSGTVRTSTSVTAIYDKGSGALVEFESVAVDSVGGEPLVTARYGMFVRGEGGFGGPRGVSVPWAPPARDPDHRVVEPTRPEQALLYRLSGDRNPLHADPRCAARGGFTRPILHGPCTYGFTGRVLLHELCDSDPARFLAMSGRFTAPVVPGEALVVSIWRGPGGTAVFRTAKEDGTVVIDHGRMTYRPAG, encoded by the coding sequence ATGGCGCTCGATCACAGCCTGATCGGTGTGCCCGGACGCCCGCAGGAGCGCTCCTGGGCCTCCACCGACGCGCTGCTCTACGCCCTCGGCGTCGGGGCCGGGTTCGGTGACCCGCTGCGTGAACTCGAGTTCACCACCGAGAACAGCGAAGGCATCGAGCAGAAGGTCCTTCCCACGTACGGTGTCCTGCTGGCCCGCGCCCGGACGGCACGCAGCCTCGGCGACTTCGATCGCGCGCGGCTGGTGCAGGCCGGGCAGTCCATCGAGCTGCATCGGCCGCTGCCGGTGTCGGGCACTGTCCGCACCTCGACGAGCGTCACCGCGATCTATGACAAGGGTTCCGGCGCGCTGGTCGAGTTCGAGAGCGTGGCGGTGGACTCGGTGGGCGGCGAGCCCCTCGTCACCGCCCGGTACGGCATGTTCGTCCGCGGCGAGGGCGGATTCGGCGGCCCCCGGGGCGTTTCCGTGCCGTGGGCGCCGCCCGCCCGCGATCCGGACCACCGGGTCGTCGAGCCGACCCGCCCCGAGCAGGCGCTGCTCTACCGGCTCTCCGGCGACCGCAATCCGCTGCACGCCGATCCCCGGTGCGCGGCGCGGGGCGGCTTCACCCGGCCCATCCTGCACGGCCCCTGCACCTACGGCTTCACCGGGAGGGTGCTGCTGCACGAGCTGTGCGACTCCGACCCGGCCCGGTTCCTCGCCATGTCGGGCCGGTTCACCGCCCCGGTCGTTCCCGGTGAGGCGCTGGTCGTCTCGATCTGGCGCGGGCCCGGCGGCACGGCCGTCTTCCGGACGGCCAAGGAGGACGGGACCGTTGTCATCGACCACGGCCGGATGACGTACCGGCCGGCCGGCTGA
- the dpgB gene encoding enoyl-CoA-hydratase DpgB, which yields MTADTVFAVRNPEGDIELRVDGSKPLTVAHISAVETACAAVEAGRAGAVLPVYVSGTPGAAWTSGMDVALVSKWERLVRRLERLGATTVAIASGDCGGMALDVLLATDFRIATPDVRLTLPVDGEATWPGMAVFRLVQQAGGMRLRRAILFGTPVEASEGVDLGLIDEVTDDPATALAAVTARAAALTGSELAVRRRLMADAATTSFDEALGRHLAACDRALRRSAPKAP from the coding sequence GTGACAGCGGATACCGTCTTCGCCGTACGCAATCCGGAGGGCGACATCGAGCTGCGCGTCGATGGCTCGAAACCCCTCACCGTCGCCCACATCTCCGCCGTGGAGACGGCCTGCGCCGCGGTTGAGGCCGGTCGGGCCGGAGCTGTCCTGCCCGTGTACGTGTCCGGCACGCCCGGCGCCGCTTGGACGAGCGGCATGGATGTGGCTCTGGTGTCCAAGTGGGAGCGTCTTGTGCGCCGGCTCGAGCGGCTCGGTGCGACGACCGTCGCGATCGCCTCCGGTGATTGCGGCGGCATGGCCCTGGACGTGTTGCTGGCCACCGACTTTCGCATCGCGACGCCCGACGTCCGCCTGACGCTGCCGGTCGACGGGGAGGCCACCTGGCCCGGCATGGCTGTCTTCCGGCTCGTCCAGCAGGCCGGCGGGATGCGTCTGCGGCGGGCGATCCTCTTCGGCACGCCCGTCGAGGCATCCGAGGGCGTCGACCTGGGCCTGATCGACGAGGTGACCGACGACCCGGCCACGGCACTGGCCGCGGTGACCGCGCGGGCGGCGGCCCTGACCGGCTCGGAGCTGGCCGTCCGCCGCCGGCTGATGGCCGATGCCGCTACTACCAGCTTCGACGAGGCCCTCGGCCGTCACCTCGCCGCCTGCGACCGGGCCCTGCGGCGCTCGGCCCCGAAGGCGCCGTGA
- a CDS encoding cytochrome P450 — translation MNPAAPAVRGRRSYPGPPPWATPGLLRKLWGDRLRLLSDAAGEYGDVVRFAMGPKTLYFFNHPDHARHVLADNADNYHKGMGLAEARRRILGDGLLTSEGEAWRGQRRAISPAFRRERIAGFAGVVAAAGDHLTARLHARTGDVVDLSEEMTALTMDVLGRTLLDADLSPLSFLGPAFEAAQDQAMFEMVTLGVLPLWLPLPRHRRFRAARRRIEGAVRTIVSTRAPGSGTDGSDLMSVLLRVAGSERDADIRWRGLRDQIVTMLLAGHETTASTLSWAWYLLSSHPEAAERVRAEAIDVLGDRTPGFADLIRLPYTTTVIQETMRLYPAVWGLPRRAVAADEIGGYPIPAGADVMISPYTLHRHPGFWDAPDQFRPERFAADAPPVAHRYAYIPFGAGPRVCVGSHLGMLEAVLVAAMVARRFRFELPGPAAPQPEAMLSLRVRGGLPLRVLAV, via the coding sequence ATGAACCCGGCCGCCCCGGCAGTGCGCGGCCGGCGGTCCTACCCCGGGCCGCCGCCGTGGGCGACCCCCGGACTGTTGCGCAAGCTGTGGGGTGACCGGCTGAGGTTGCTGTCCGACGCGGCCGGCGAGTACGGCGATGTGGTCCGCTTCGCGATGGGGCCGAAGACCCTCTACTTCTTCAACCATCCGGATCACGCCCGGCACGTGCTCGCCGACAACGCCGACAACTATCACAAGGGGATGGGCCTGGCCGAGGCCCGGCGCCGGATCCTCGGCGACGGCCTGCTCACCAGTGAGGGCGAGGCGTGGCGGGGTCAGCGCCGCGCCATCTCGCCGGCGTTCCGCCGCGAGCGCATCGCGGGTTTCGCGGGTGTCGTGGCTGCGGCGGGCGACCACCTGACCGCGCGGCTTCACGCACGGACCGGCGACGTCGTCGACCTGTCCGAGGAGATGACGGCGCTCACGATGGACGTGCTCGGCCGGACCCTGCTCGACGCCGACCTGAGTCCGCTGAGCTTCCTCGGGCCGGCCTTCGAGGCCGCACAGGACCAGGCCATGTTCGAGATGGTCACGCTGGGCGTGCTTCCGCTGTGGCTGCCGTTGCCGCGTCACCGCCGCTTCCGGGCCGCCCGGCGCAGGATCGAGGGGGCGGTGCGCACGATCGTCAGCACCCGCGCGCCCGGGTCCGGCACGGACGGGTCCGACCTGATGTCGGTGCTGCTGCGCGTGGCCGGGAGCGAGCGGGACGCCGACATCCGCTGGCGCGGGCTGCGCGACCAGATCGTCACGATGCTCCTGGCCGGGCACGAGACCACGGCGAGCACGCTCTCCTGGGCTTGGTACCTGCTCAGCAGCCATCCGGAAGCAGCCGAGCGGGTGCGCGCCGAGGCCATCGACGTGCTCGGCGACCGCACGCCCGGGTTCGCCGACCTGATCCGCCTGCCGTACACCACGACGGTCATCCAGGAGACAATGCGGCTCTACCCGGCGGTGTGGGGACTGCCGCGCCGGGCGGTGGCCGCCGACGAGATCGGCGGTTACCCGATCCCGGCCGGCGCCGACGTCATGATCAGCCCTTATACGCTGCACCGGCACCCCGGCTTCTGGGACGCCCCGGATCAGTTCCGGCCGGAGCGGTTCGCGGCCGACGCCCCGCCCGTCGCGCACCGGTACGCCTACATTCCGTTCGGGGCGGGCCCGCGGGTCTGCGTCGGAAGCCATCTCGGCATGCTGGAGGCGGTCCTCGTGGCGGCCATGGTCGCCCGCCGCTTCCGGTTCGAGTTACCGGGGCCAGCCGCGCCGCAGCCCGAGGCCATGCTGTCGCTCCGGGTCCGCGGCGGCCTGCCGCTGCGGGTGCTCGCGGTCTGA